A portion of the Gossypium arboreum isolate Shixiya-1 chromosome 8, ASM2569848v2, whole genome shotgun sequence genome contains these proteins:
- the LOC108467864 gene encoding uncharacterized protein LOC108467864: MEASNSRMQTFGQTEINWDKLDKTKFYVVGAGIFTGVTVALYPVSVVKTRLQVASKDTAERSAFSVIRGILKTDGIPGLYRGFGTVITGAIPARVIFLTALETTKVAAFSMVEPFKFSEPTQAAIANGIAGMTASLFAQAVFVPIDVISQKLMVQGYSGHAKYNGGLDVARKVLKSDGIRGLYRGFGLSVMTYSPSSAVWWASYGSSQRVIWRFLGQGTDLKEVAPSLSTIVAVQAAGGIIAGATASCITTPLDTIKTRLQVMGHEKRPSTRQVVKNLIADDGWKGFYRGLGPRFFSMSAWGTSMILAYEYLKRLCVKDD; the protein is encoded by the exons ATGGAAGCTTCGAATTCGCGAATGCAGACTTTTGGTCAGACGGAGATTAATTGGGACAA ACTCGACAAAACTAAATTTTATGTAGTAGGAGCTGGAATCTTTACTGGAGTTACAGTAGCATTATACCCAGTCTCTGTTGTAAAAACTAGGCTTCAGGTTGCTTCGAAGGACACTGCAGAGAGAAGTGCTTTTTCTGTTATTAGAGGCATACTGAAAACAGATGGAATCCCTGGTCTCTATCGAGGGTTTGGAACAGTCATCACTGGTGCCATTCCTGCCAGGGTGATATTTCTCACTGCTCTGGAAACTACAAAAGTAGCTGCTTTCAGCATGGTTGAACCATTTAAATTCTCTGAACCTACGCAAGCTGCTATAGCAAATGGAATTGCTGGAATGACTGCATCTCTGTTTGCTCAAGCTGTTTTTGTTCCAATTGATGTG ATTAGTCAAAAGTTGATGGTCCAAGGATACTCAGGCCATGCAAAGTACAACGGAGGTCTAGATGTTGCTCGTAAGGTTTTAAAGTCTGATGGAATCCGAGGATTATACAGAGGATTTGGTTTGTCAGTCATGACTTACTCTCCATCCAGTGCTGTATGGTGGGCTAGTTATGGTTCTAGCCAACGTGTTATCTGGAG GTTCTTGGGCCAGGGCACAGACCTAAAGGAAGTAGCTCCTAGTCTATCGACAATAGTGGCAGTGCAAGCTGCTGGAGGAATCATCGCAGGTGCTACAGCTTCCTGCATCACAACTCCATTGGACACTATTAAGACTCGCTTACAG GTGATGGGGCATGAGAAGCGACCTTCTACAAGGCAAGTCGTAAAAAACTTAATTGCAGATGATGGTTGGAAAGGTTTCTACAGAGGGTTGGGTCCAAGATTCTTCAGTATGTCAGCATGGGGAACCTCAATGATATTAGCTTATGAATACTTGA AGCGGTTATGCGTGAAAGATGACTAA